A genomic region of Pyrus communis chromosome 14, drPyrComm1.1, whole genome shotgun sequence contains the following coding sequences:
- the LOC137716493 gene encoding phosphoribosylglycinamide formyltransferase, chloroplastic-like has product MEAQRLLSGFCSTSPIPNAKTQCFAKFPSPSSSTTSFAQSHKWVSFKARPLSTKLIKCTNTTHTETAEVVVSSDSYSQDSISGIPRKKLAVFVSGGGSNFRSIHEACLNGSILGDVVVLVASKQGCGGADYARDKSLPVIVFPKTKLEPDGISPADLVATLRGLEVDFVLLAGYLKLIPVELIQAYPRSILNIHPSLLPAFGGKGNYGMKVHKAVIASGARYSGPTIHFVDEHYDTGRILAQRVVPVLAKDTAEELAARVLREEHVLYVEVTKALCEERIIWREDGVPIIRSKENPAEYS; this is encoded by the exons ATGGAAGCTCAGCGTCTGCTTTCTGGGTTTTGCTCAACATCGCCGATTCCAAATGCCAAAACCCAATGCTTCGCCAAATTTCCCTCCCCTTCTTCTTCCACCACTTCTTTTGCTCAATCCCACAAATGGGTCTCCTTCAAAGCTCGCCCTTTGTCTACCAAGTTAATAAAGTGCACGAACAccacacacacagagacagCTGAGGTGGTGGTTTCTTCGGATTCATACAGTCAGGATTCGATAAGTGGGATTCCGCGGAAAAAGCTTGCGGTTTTTGTCTCCGGCGGTGGCTCCAATTTCCGGTCAATCCATGAAGCGTGTCTTAACGGTTCGATTCTCGGAGACGTCGTCGTTTTGGTCGCAAGTAAACAAG GTTGCGGAGGTGCCGACTATGCAAGAGATAAGAGCCTCCCGGTTATAGTGTTCCCCAAAACTAAACTTGAGCCCGATGGAATATCTCCGGCTGACCTTGTTGCTACCCTTAG GGGATTGGAGGTTGACTTTGTCCTCCTGGCTGGTTACTTGAAACTTATACCGGTAGAGTTGATACAAGCGTATCCCAGATCCATACTGAACATCCATCCCTCACTCCTACCAGCATTTGGAGGCAAAGGTAATTATGGTATGAAGGTCCACAAAGCAGTCATTGCTTCTGGGGCAAG ATACTCAGGCCCTACAATACATTTTGTTGATGAGCACTATGATACAGGACGTATCCTTGCTCAAAGAGTTGTCCCTGTGCTTGCTAAGGACACTGCCGAGGAGCTGGCAGCAAGGGTTCTTAGGGAG GAGCACGTCTTATATGTGGAAGTAACAAAAGCGTTATGTGAAGAACGGATAATTTGGAGGGAGGACGGTGTTCCTATCATCCGAAGCAAAGAAAATCCCGCTGAATACAGCTAG